A region from the Silene latifolia isolate original U9 population chromosome 7, ASM4854445v1, whole genome shotgun sequence genome encodes:
- the LOC141589706 gene encoding F-box/LRR-repeat protein At4g14103-like, whose amino-acid sequence MRDFTFYDQSQTSKTSTGMPTLMDSSGRNCVTSCTWQACFPHLEPSRLNAWLSYPLALLGLKELDLSFHLRNPSDHRLPPQLFVSQSLEVLKLDSNLHLDAAEFSHISLPTLKLLHLHSFLIVQDDLITKLVSCCPSFEDLSVAYCLWNQGDGLAISSHSLRRLELIILKCDEIKNSGLVLIDTPCLQYLQYVDNLAFRYSITNMNDLVQADLAVEASLLNNPDQISLQVQLSLVRMLSNVHHLSLLDCFIETMYYGELGSNSQYARWDNVLLEILTSSPSLETLIFPQGFLDFINPRRDTTNPELVEIADLEDQTWKTSNVIRRCFQYSLKRIVIEKYVGIARELNIIKFLLRKASVLLELVVCLSPKAFGLPSDEHMLSESTLKELPRASSFSCSVRVLQPTIPAH is encoded by the exons ATGCGTGATTTCACTTTTTACGACCAATCTCAAACTAGCAAAACATCTACGGGCATGCCCACTTTAATGGACTCTAGCGGAAGAAATTGTGTTACAAGTTGCACATGGCAAG CGTGTTTCCCTCATCTCGAACCTTCTCGACTAAATGCCTGGCTCTCTTATCCGTTAGCTCTCCTTGGTCTTAAGGAGCTTGACCTCTCCTTTCATCTAAGGAATCCTTCTGATCATCGCCTTCCTCCTCAACTTTTCGTTTCCCAATCGTTAGAGGTGTTGAAGCTTGATTCCAATCTCCACCTCGATGCGGCTGAATTCTCCCATATTTCTCTACCTACACTGAAACTACTTCATCTCCATTCCTTTTTAATTGTTCAGGATGACTTGATTACTAAATTAGTTTCCTGTTGTCCTTCCTTTGAAGACCTCAGTGTTGCTTATTGTTTGTGGAATCAAGGAGATGGTCTGGCCATTAGTTCCCATTCTCTTAGGAGATTGGAATTAATTATTCTTAAATGTGATGAAATCAAAAACAGTGGACTTGTGCTTATTGATACCCCTTGTTTGCAGTATTTACAGTATGTTGACAATTTAGCATTTCGCTACTCTATCACAAATATGAATGATCTCGTCCAAGCTGACCTTGCTGTCGAGGCTTCTTTGCTGAATAACCCTGATCAGATTTCTCTTCAAGTCCAGCTTAGCCTTGTCCGAATGCTGTCTAACGTTCACCATTTATCTCTGCTTGATTGTTTTATCGAG ACCATGTATTATGGAG AGTTGGGTTCAAATTCACAATATGCGAGATGGGATAACGTGCTGTTGGAGATTCTTACCTCCTCACCTAGCTTAGAAACGCTTATTTTCCCACAG GGATTCTTGGACTTTATTAACCCTAGGCGCGATACTACGAATCCAGAGTTAGTGGAGATAGCTGACTTGGAAGACCAAACTTGGAAAACAAGTAACGTAATCCGTCGATGTTTCCAGTATAGTCTCAAACGAATTGTGATAGAGAAGTATGTTGGGATAGCACGGGAGCTGAATATAATCAAATTTCTTTTGAGAAAGGCATCAGTTTTGCTTGAGTTAGTTGTATGTTTATCGCCCAAAGCATTTGGTCTTCCGAGTGATGAGCATATGTTATCTGAGAGCACATTGAAGGAATTACCAAGGGCTTCTTCATTCAGTTGTTCAGTTCGAGTGTTGCAACCTACAATTCCAGCccattga
- the LOC141589707 gene encoding uncharacterized protein LOC141589707 has protein sequence MSLKARRKFGFIDGSIKKPTSKFDLDNWEAVHCTLVQWLRNTIDPSILDNVSYVADASVLWAELKEQFDVVDGTKIHGLKTQLHNCKQIKGMDVTTYYGKLKSLWDALIVHEPPFACKCGKCECDIGTAALKRLDNERLHQFFMGLDSSLYGGVRSQQFQLDPLPTLSRAYSVFVQQERLRSDPTTPDVSEVAAFAVPNSSVDWRVLRDQERGERRQLFCSFCETRGHEVSNCFFKTKRFPDWWGERPRTVAEYRRRRKEGPRGKDAGASSSSSGRDKEPAAHVNAVISGATAHSLLANDRLSGMCSWILDTRASNHVTGTLNYLEDRYTIPGRPVCLPNGQQVTSTIMGSVYINPSLTLRNVLFVPTLKCNLISIFQLTTNTDYYFEFSQNCCLIQDRSLRTTIGVGELWDGLYWICAGERPLAVHSITDQGTFDLWHKRLGHPSDKVVKTIPSLSNLICNKDSVCDVCHFAKQHRNTFYLNNKRATAIFELIHCDLWGSYRVASSCGARYFLTIVDDYSRATWVYLLLDKVEVTDMFMSFINMVTTQFSKTIKTVRSDNGT, from the coding sequence ATGTCTTTGAAAGCTCGACGCAAATTCGGGTTCATAGACGGTTCGATCAAAAAGCCAACAAGCAAATTTGACCTCGACAATTGGGAGGCCGTTCACTGTACACTCGTGCAATGGCTTCGCAATACAATCGATCCCTCCATTCTCGACAACGTCTCCTATGTGGCGGATGCATCGGTGTTATGGGCAGAATTGAAAGAGCAATTTGATGTCGTTGACGGCACCAAAATTCACGGTTTGAAAACTCAACTCCATAACTGTAAACAAATCAAAGGTATGGACGTAACCACTTATTATGGTAAATTGAAATCTCTCTGGGATGCCCTTATTGTGCACGAACCACCATTTGCGTGTAAGTGTGGCAAGTGCGAATGCGACATAGGTACGGCTGCTCTTAAGCGTCTAGATAATGAACGATTGCACCAGTTTTTTATGGGTCTAGATTCGTCTTTGTATGGAGGTGTTAGGTCTCAACAGTTCCAACTAGACCCCCTCCCAACCCTAAGCCGTGCCTATAGTGTGTTTGTTCAACAGGAACGCTTGCGGTCAGACCCCACTACTCCTGACGTGTCTGAAGTCGCGGCCTTTGCTGTCCCTAATTCCTCTGTCGACTGGAGGGTGTTACGGGACCAAGAAAGGGGAGAGCGTCGCCAACTGTTTTGCTCTTTCTGCGAGACAAGGGGACATGAGGTCTCgaattgtttcttcaaaaccaaACGGTTCCCAGATTGGTGGGGTGAAAGGCCACGAACGGTGGCTGAATATCGACGTCGGAGGAAGGAAGGCCCTCGTGGGAAAGACGCAGGGGCCTCGAGTTCGAGCTCTGGGCGTGATAAGGAACCCGCTGCACATGTAAATGCAGTCATATCCGGCGCTACTGCTCATTCTCTCCTTGCTAATGATCGTCTCAGTGGTATGTGTTCTTGGATACTCGATACAAGAGCCTCTAACCATGTTACAGGTACCCTAAATTATTTGGAGGACAGGTACACAATTCCGGGTAGACCCGTTTGTCTGCCAAACGGACAACAAGTGACGTCCACGATAATGGGTTCCGTATATATCAATCCGTCTCTCACCCTTCGCAATGTGTTATTTGTTCCAACGTTGAAATGCAACTTAATTTCTATATTTCAACTAACGACAAACACTGACTATTATTTTGAATTCTCCCAAAATTGTTGTCTCATACAGGACCGTTCCCTGAGGACGACGATTGGAGTCGGTGAGCTATGGGATGGACTTTACTGGATTTGCGCGGGGGAGCGACCTTTGGCGGTTCATAGCATAACCGATCAAGGTACCTTTGATCTTTGGCATAAGCGTCTGGGGCATCCGTCAGATAAAGTTGTCAAGACCATTCCCTCTTTGAGTAATTTAATTTGCAATAAAGACTCTGTTTGTGATGTGTGTCACTTTGCGAAGCAACATCGTAATACTTTCTATTTGAATAACAAACGTGCTACCGCTATTTTTGAATTAATACACTGTGATTTGTGGGGTTCTTATCGTGTCGCATCCTCATGTGGAGCGAGATATTTTTTGACAATCGTAGATGACTATTCCCGAGCTACTTGGGTCTATTTACTGCTCGATAAAGTTGAAGTTACAGATATGTTCATGAGTTTCATTAATATGGTCACTACTCAATTTTCTAAAACTATTAAAACTGTTCGTAGTGATAACGGAACATAA